A single genomic interval of Koleobacter methoxysyntrophicus harbors:
- a CDS encoding M48 family metallopeptidase produces the protein MPVLRINDKEVPYKLVKSSRARCMRITIDYIIVHELCHLIEMKHNERFWKLVKNEMPDYEERRRWLQKNGLMLTL, from the coding sequence ATGCCCGTGTTACGTATTAACGACAAAGAGGTCCCCTATAAATTGGTAAAAAGCAGCAGAGCCCGTTGTATGCGGATAACCATTGATTATATAATTGTGCACGAGCTGTGTCATCTGATTGAAATGAAACATAACGAGAGGTTCTGGAAGCTGGTAAAAAACGAGATGCCCGATTACGAAGAAAGGAGAAGGTGGTTGCAGAAAAATGGGCTAATGCTGACTTTATAG